The following is a genomic window from Sulfitobacter pontiacus.
AGATTGCGGCGCACGGGCGAGGGAAGCTTGTCGATCAACCCCTCGGCGCTGCCGCCGATGACGTTCAACACATTGATACCCACGCCGCCCGCGCTTTTGTAGCGCTTGGCGATCTGGTCCAGCCGTGCCTCTACGTCAATGGTGCTGGGTAGGTTGCTTTCAATCTGCATGGGGTGGGGCCTCCGCCTGTTTGGCTAGAATGTGGGCCATCCCGCCGCCGCTTTCAATGTGGCCAAGCGGTGACATCGCCCGCGATGCCCTCCCACGCGCCATCGACCAGCGCGCGGCCCAACACCCGTTCGGGGTTCGTTGGCGGCGGCATCACCACATCGGTCAGCAAGGTAAAGCCGAAGCGGTTATAGTAAGGCGCATCCCCCACCAGCATCACGCGCGACCACCCCAGCGGGGCCGCTTGCGCCAGACTGCCCTCTATCAGCAAGGCACCCAAGCCTTCGCCCTGCCGCGTCGGGTGCACGGCAACGGGCCCCAACAACAGCGCGGCATGGGCACCGATACAGATCGGCCAATAGCGGATAGCCCCGGCAAGGATACCGCCCGCGTCACGTGCCACATGGTTCAGCCCCGCCACCGGCGGCACCCCGTCGCGCAGGCGATAGGACGACAACGCCTCGCGTCCCGGCGCAAAGCAGGTGTCGTACAACGCTTCGACTTCCCAGTGATCGGCAGCCGTCTCGGGGGTAATATGATACAAGGCGTGGCCCTCTGGACGGTTTTCCTGTGGCGCTGCCTTTATCATGGCGCTAGCCATAGGTGCAAACCATGAGGAGAGTTTGATGTTCTACCGCCCGCAAGACGGCCACCCCCTGCCCCATAACCCGTTCAACGCGATTGTCACCCCACGCCCGATCGGATGGATTTCCACCCGAGACGCGGACGGGAACGACAATCTGGCCCCCTATTCGTTTTTCAACGGGGTCGCCTATACGCCGCCGCAGGTGATGTTTGCCTCTACCGGGACCAAGGCCGATGTGGACGGGACCAAGGACAGCATGGCCAACATCCGCGAGACCGGCGTCTTCTGCGTGAACATTGTCGAATACGCGATGCGCGACGCGATGAACGCCTCCTCTGCGACGCTGCCCCATGGCGCGGATGAATTCGGCCACGCTGGCATCGAAAAAGCGAGCTGCGACCAGATCAACTGCGCCCGTGTGGCGACCGCCCCTGCCAGCCTGGAATGCCGCATGACCCAGATGGTCAAGATCGAGGGAGAGAATAACTTTGTCGTCTTCGGCGAGGTCGTCGGCGTGCATATGCGCGACGATTGCATCAAGGACGGGCGGTTCGACGTGACGACCTACCAACCGCTGTCCCGCTTGGGCTACCGCGATTATGCCCGCGTGACCGACGTGTTCGAGATCATCCGCCCCGACGATTGATCCCGCCACATCCCGAAAAGCGAAAAGCCCCCGATGCGGACTGCATCGGGGGCTTTTTGTTTCCCTCGGTCGGGCGGTTTAGTGACCGCCAAGAATGCCGGTACGGACCTGATAATTCGCGGCGATCTCGTAATCGGGATCATCGTCGCTATCGATCATCAGATGCCCGGCCTTCTTCAGCAAACGGTGACAATCGCGGCTGAGGTGGCGCAACTGGATGCGCTTGCCCGCGCCTTCGTATTTCGCGGCAATCGTCTCGATCGCTTGCAGGGCGGATTGATCCACAACGCGGCTGTCTTCGAAATCGACGATCACCTCGCTGGGGTCGGCCTTGACGTTAAAGAGCTCGGCGAAACCTTCGGACGATCCAAAGAACAGCGGCCCCTGAATTTGATAGACCTTGGCCCCTTCAGGAGTGGTGTATGTTTTGGCGTGGATGCGACGCGCATTGTTCCACGCATAGGCCAGCGCCGACACGATCACACCGACGACCACCGCGACCGCAAGGTCTTCGTAGACGGTGACGACGGTAACCAGCAGGATCACGAAGGCATCGGTCAGGGGCACTTTGCGCAGGATCCCAAAGGAGTTCCACGCGAAGGTGCCGATCACGACCATGAACATCACCCCGACCAGTGCTGCCAGCGGGATCTGTTCGATCAGCGGCGCGCCGACCAGAATGAACAGCAGCAAAAACACCGCAGCCGCAATCCCCGCAACCCGCGTGCGCCCGCCGGATTTCACGTTGATCATGGACTGACCGATCATGGCGCAA
Proteins encoded in this region:
- a CDS encoding GNAT family N-acetyltransferase, whose product is MYHITPETAADHWEVEALYDTCFAPGREALSSYRLRDGVPPVAGLNHVARDAGGILAGAIRYWPICIGAHAALLLGPVAVHPTRQGEGLGALLIEGSLAQAAPLGWSRVMLVGDAPYYNRFGFTLLTDVVMPPPTNPERVLGRALVDGAWEGIAGDVTAWPH
- a CDS encoding flavin reductase family protein; its protein translation is MFYRPQDGHPLPHNPFNAIVTPRPIGWISTRDADGNDNLAPYSFFNGVAYTPPQVMFASTGTKADVDGTKDSMANIRETGVFCVNIVEYAMRDAMNASSATLPHGADEFGHAGIEKASCDQINCARVATAPASLECRMTQMVKIEGENNFVVFGEVVGVHMRDDCIKDGRFDVTTYQPLSRLGYRDYARVTDVFEIIRPDD